Below is a genomic region from Granulibacter bethesdensis CGDNIH1.
AGGCGATCGAGCTGGTGATGGATGAAAACGGCCAGGATAGCGTCCTGACGCGCGAAGGCGATGCCGTCGTGCTGCAACAGGCCACCGGCACGGATTTCGCCGGGCTGACAGCCTCTGTCGGGGCGATTGCTGCCAAGTTGAACGCCATTCCTTTCGCAGAGATCGGCGCCAATCTGAACCAGACTCTGGAAGGGGTGGCCGCAATCGCCAAAGGGGAGCAGCTTCGTAACACGCTGCGCGATGTCTCGAAAACGATGGCCAGCGTGCGGGAACTGGCGGACAATGCCAATAAAGGGGCAACCCCTTTGCTGCGTCGCCTGCCTCAAATCAGTCAGGATCTGCAGGCGACATTGAGCCGGGCCAATACGCTGGTCGGCTCGCTGGATAACGGGTACGGGGCCAATTCTCATTTCAACAGGGAGCTGGACCGCCTGATGGCCCAGCTGAACGATACGGCCCGTTCCATCCGGATTCTGGCCGATCTGCTGGATCGTCACCCGGAGGCCCTGATTCTCGGTCGTGCCAAAGCAGGAGAGCGCTGATCCATGGTATTCAAGCAACCGGCCATGCTCAGCTCCGGGCATGCCTGTGCAGGAATTGTGAAACGCCGCGCCGTGCTGGGCGGTCTGGCCGCAGGACTGGCAGGGTTGAGTGGCTGTGCATCCCCCGATCCGCAGCTTTTCACGCTGGCGACCGTGCCACCGGCCCGTGTCTATCAGGGTGACTGGCTGGTGGAGCTGCGCCGGGTTGGTCTGCCGGCCTATCTGGATCGGCCTGAAATCGTGCGATCAAGCGATGGGTACAGGGTGTTTCTGGCCTCCAACCAGCGTTGGGCAGAGCCTCTGACCGATATGGTGGACCGGGTTTTACGCCAGGATTTGTCGCTGCGTCTGCCGGGATCGACGGTCTTTTCGGAATCGGGGGCTATTTCTGCCGATCCGACCGTCATTGTTGAAGCCGATCTCCAGCGTTTTGAATCTCCCGGCGATGGCTCTGTGCTGCTGTTGGCGCAATTTGCGATCCGTTCCTCCCGCTCTCATACCGCCTTGATGGCCCAGCCAGTGCGGATCAGTCATTCGACAGCAGGCGGAGGATCAGCGACTGAGACGGCGTCTCTGGTCGCGGCCCTGAGTGCGACTCTGGCAGAGATGGCCGATGCCATGGCCGCCGCAGTGGCCCGCACCGCTCCTGACGTGCCCCGGCTGGATGGATGATGAAGAAGCAGAGGCGGGATGATGATGGGTCAGAGCGACTGGATACTCTCCCGTCCTGATCCTGTATCGAGATCGGTCAGGGCGCGCTGCATCAGCACGACATCCAGTGTGCGCTCCAGCTTTACCCCGACTTCCCGCAGGCGTCCGACGGATTTGAAGCCCAGCGTGGCATGGACGCCGATCGAGCCAATATTCTCCGCATCCCCGATCAGCGCGACCATCTGTCTGAAACCGGCCCGGGCGCTTTCATGCAGCAGAAGGGTCAGGAGTGCCTTGCCAACGCCCTGTCCTCGTACATCCTCACGCACGTAAACACTGTCCTCGGCGCAGTAACGGTAGGCGGAGCGGTCCCGGAACTGTGCTGCATAGGCATAGCCGATGATACCGGTGCGGTCTTCGGCGACGATAAATGGCCAGGCCTCGCTCTTGATGGTGTGGACCAGGCGCTCCATCTGCTCAACGGTAGGGGGTGTTTCCTCAAAAGTGCCTGTTCCGTGGAGCACGTGATGGGCGTAAATGCTTTGGATGAAGGCACTGTCCTCACGCTGTGCCGGGCGGAAATCGGGAAGGCGGTATGTCATGATGAGCGATCTTGATGTTATCGGGGTCTATTACTGAAATTTCAGAGTAGTGGTCATGGTGTCATTGTAAACCATGAGTTGTTTTGAGGTGACTTTTATGATCACGGCATGTTATGGATCAGTCACGATATTGTAACAGCCAGTATGGTATTTTTATTTTAGCTCTGCGCCAAGCTGGCACAGGCATCTGATCTGGATAATATATACCTCATCGTGCCAGGTGATGGGGCTGATTTCGCTTAAAGGATACGCTTTTGCAGAATAACAGCGATGCTTTGCCCTCCTCAGCGCAGGGACCGCAACAGGAAGCGGCTCTTGTCGATGTCGAGAACGAGGCCCTGCCTCCGGCGGTCGAAGCCCGTCTGGCTGCGGTTGAGGAAGCTGGCCGTTTCCATGGCATAACCCTGGACCGGGGCATGCTGCGTATCGTCAGCGGAGAAACGCCTTCGGCGGCGATGCTCGGGCAATGGGCCAAGGATTGCGGCCTGGCGGCGCGCGGGTTGCGGCTGAGCTGGGGGCAGCTCATGAAAATGAAGGGCACAAGCCCCTTGGTCATGCTGTTCAAGGATGGCGGTGCCGGGCTGATGGTGGGGGTCGATCCCCAGCGCAAGATCGTCTTCATGAAAGACCCGCTGGCCCCCCGCAGCGATGATCCGATTGCCATTGATGAACTGCGTCTGTCGCAAGCATGGGATGGCGATACGTTGCTGATCCGCTCCCAGCGTGGCGTGGCAGAGGAAGATGCACCATTCAATTTCAGCTGGCTGCTGGGGATGGTTCTCAAGGAAAAGCGCAATCTGGTGGATATCGGAGTGGCATCAATCACTCTGAGTGTGCTGACCATTATTCCACCCATGCTGGTGATGACCGTTATCGACAAGGTCATTGCTCATCAGAG
It encodes:
- a CDS encoding PqiC family protein, giving the protein MVFKQPAMLSSGHACAGIVKRRAVLGGLAAGLAGLSGCASPDPQLFTLATVPPARVYQGDWLVELRRVGLPAYLDRPEIVRSSDGYRVFLASNQRWAEPLTDMVDRVLRQDLSLRLPGSTVFSESGAISADPTVIVEADLQRFESPGDGSVLLLAQFAIRSSRSHTALMAQPVRISHSTAGGGSATETASLVAALSATLAEMADAMAAAVARTAPDVPRLDG
- a CDS encoding GNAT family N-acetyltransferase, translating into MTYRLPDFRPAQREDSAFIQSIYAHHVLHGTGTFEETPPTVEQMERLVHTIKSEAWPFIVAEDRTGIIGYAYAAQFRDRSAYRYCAEDSVYVREDVRGQGVGKALLTLLLHESARAGFRQMVALIGDAENIGSIGVHATLGFKSVGRLREVGVKLERTLDVVLMQRALTDLDTGSGRESIQSL